In the Quadrisphaera sp. RL12-1S genome, one interval contains:
- a CDS encoding magnesium and cobalt transport protein CorA, with protein MIVGTWVWDAEGHHQVDDWQHALSSCQAGGEGFVWIGMDEPDPDELQRLAQQLHLHPLAVEDAVHGGQRAKVDRYDDESLLVVLRPLEYDDATSSVETRELTLFVGPHHVVSVRRGGHTPLKRVRYGLDDAPGPLRASAMGALHGVLDAVVDHFVVVADELGDDLDELERRVFTASGGRAPGDVDAAEIYRLKREVSEARRAVAPLVEPVASLARGEVAGVTKRLRPFFADVLDHLMRTEDRVAGYERSLTDILNVHLAQVSVQQNADSRKISAWAAMALVPTLIAGIYGMNFDVIPELKWHYGYPYALGLMVVVCLVLFRAFKRSGWL; from the coding sequence GTGATCGTGGGCACGTGGGTGTGGGACGCCGAGGGCCACCACCAGGTGGACGACTGGCAGCACGCGCTGAGCAGCTGCCAGGCCGGCGGCGAGGGCTTCGTGTGGATCGGCATGGACGAGCCCGACCCCGACGAGCTGCAGCGGCTGGCCCAGCAGCTGCACCTGCACCCCCTCGCCGTGGAGGACGCGGTGCACGGCGGGCAGCGGGCCAAGGTGGACCGCTACGACGACGAGTCCCTGCTGGTGGTGCTGAGGCCCCTGGAGTACGACGACGCCACCTCCAGCGTGGAGACCCGCGAGCTGACGCTCTTCGTGGGGCCCCACCACGTGGTGAGCGTGCGCCGCGGCGGGCACACCCCGCTCAAGCGGGTCCGCTACGGCCTCGACGACGCGCCGGGCCCCCTGCGGGCCAGCGCCATGGGCGCCCTGCACGGGGTGCTCGACGCCGTGGTGGACCACTTCGTGGTGGTGGCCGACGAGCTGGGCGACGACCTCGACGAGCTCGAGCGCCGCGTCTTCACCGCCAGCGGCGGGCGCGCCCCCGGGGACGTCGACGCCGCCGAGATCTACCGCCTCAAGCGGGAGGTCTCCGAGGCGCGGCGCGCGGTGGCCCCGCTGGTGGAGCCGGTGGCGTCCCTGGCCCGCGGCGAGGTGGCCGGGGTGACCAAGCGGCTGAGGCCCTTCTTCGCCGACGTGCTGGACCACCTCATGCGCACCGAGGACCGGGTGGCGGGCTACGAGCGCTCCCTGACGGACATCCTCAACGTGCACCTGGCGCAGGTCTCGGTGCAGCAGAACGCCGACTCCCGCAAGATCTCCGCGTGGGCGGCGATGGCGCTGGTGCCCACCCTCATCGCCGGGATCTACGGCATGAACTTCGACGTGATCCCCGAGCTGAAGTGGCACTACGGCTACCCGTACGCGCTCGGCCTCATGGTGGTGGTGTGCCTGGTGCTGTTCCGGGCCTTCAAGCGGTCGGGCTGGCTGTAG
- a CDS encoding histidine phosphatase family protein, with protein sequence MPVLLLVRHGRTAANTGGVLAGRTPGVGLDETGHGQVSALARRLAPLPLVRVVASPLQRCQETAAALLAVPGPDGAPRPELVTDEGLSECDYGDWTGRPIAELTKEPLWGAVQAHPSSVVFPGGESMRTMQQRALDVVRRTDAEVAAEHGPDAVWAAVSHGDVIKAVLADALGVHLDGFQRIVVDPASVSVVRYTPLRPFAVRTNDTGGDVSSLLPPPPKAGTGEEPAASASSSSDAVIGGGAGGGR encoded by the coding sequence GTGCCCGTCCTCCTCCTGGTCCGCCACGGCCGCACCGCCGCCAACACCGGCGGCGTCCTCGCCGGACGCACCCCCGGCGTCGGCCTCGACGAGACCGGCCACGGCCAGGTGTCCGCGCTGGCGCGGCGGCTCGCGCCGCTGCCGCTGGTCCGCGTGGTCGCCTCGCCGCTGCAGCGCTGCCAGGAGACGGCGGCGGCGCTGCTCGCCGTGCCCGGCCCCGACGGCGCCCCGCGCCCGGAGCTGGTCACCGACGAGGGCCTGTCGGAGTGCGACTACGGCGACTGGACAGGCCGGCCCATCGCCGAGCTGACCAAGGAGCCGCTGTGGGGCGCGGTGCAGGCCCACCCCAGCTCGGTGGTCTTCCCCGGGGGCGAGTCGATGCGGACCATGCAGCAGCGCGCCCTCGACGTGGTCCGCCGCACCGACGCCGAGGTGGCCGCCGAGCACGGGCCCGACGCGGTGTGGGCCGCGGTGAGCCACGGGGACGTCATCAAGGCGGTGCTCGCCGACGCCCTCGGCGTGCACCTGGACGGCTTCCAGCGGATCGTCGTCGACCCGGCATCGGTCTCGGTGGTCCGGTACACCCCGCTGCGGCCGTTCGCCGTGCGCACCAACGACACCGGCGGGGACGTCTCCTCCCTGCTGCCCCCTCCGCCGAAGGCCGGGACCGGCGAGGAGCCGGCAGCGTCGGCGTCGTCGTCGTCCGATGCC